In Silene latifolia isolate original U9 population chromosome 6, ASM4854445v1, whole genome shotgun sequence, the genomic window TAGTGTAAAAAGCAATAAAAGCATTCTGAATCTCATCTGGAGTCTCACATAAAATCCCATTACTATCAGCAATTCTCATAATTTTGTTTCTAACTTGCCTGCCTTTGATTATGCTGTAGAAGTATTTGGTATTGTAGTCTCCTTTTTCCACCCAGATAGCCTTATATTTTTGCATCAGAAACTCATAACAGGCATCATTTAAAAATCTGACACTGCTAGTAGCCTCTCTTTCCTGCAAGATAAGCtcaggattaagaggattatctCTGAGTCTCTCCTGAATCTTCTCCAAATACATCTGAGCTCTAGCAGAATTGTTCTCAACATCATCAAAATCACATTTGTTAAGATTTTTAAGAGGCCCTTTAAGATGCTTAAGTTTACAGACCAAATTATACATTTTGGTTCCAGGCCAATTTTTTTCCCAATTTTCCTTCACACAATGATGGAAGTCAACTGACTGactccacatattaaagtacttgAAGCTTCTCCTTTTCTTACCCCCATCATTTTTAGATTGAACAACACATGGAGAATGATCAAAAGTTCCTTCACAGTAAAAATGAGCATAAGACTGTGGATAATCAAGAAGCCAACTCTGATTGACAAGGACTCTGTCCAATCTAGTATAAACCATGGTAGTAGGTTCATGCTTATTACACCAAGTATACAAGGATCCTGTAGCTATACAAGATCTCCTTTTGTTCCAATGGTGTTTTCATTGTCATATTTAGAACCAGTGCAGCTCGAAATCAAATTCTCCAGCAAGGTCATTTCCTATTTGATAATAAGCCTTTAATTGTGATACCTTGGTCTGAAGGGGTGGCTTTGGAGAAATAAGTAATCAAGGAGGTTCCTGTTTGGGTGAAGATCTACAATCTTCCTTTAAAACTTTGGGCAAAATGTCTCCCTAAAATTGCTAGAATCATGGGTAAGTTTGTTCGATGTGATGATGCTACAAAGGAGAAAACTAGACTAGGGTTTGCTCGGCTGATGATTGACGTGCCCTTTGGTAAACCTATCCCTGAATATATTAAGTTTCTGGATGTTGATGGAAGTGTGATTTGTCTTAAGGTTGAATTTGAATGGAAGCCCCTTTTATGCTCGAAATGTAATGGTATTGGACATGATACCTCACAATGCATAAAAGGGAAGAAAGAGGTTCCTCAAAAGAGTGTGGCTCAACCAGCTGGGAAGTAACAATGGAGGCCAAAGCAGAAGAAAACTGTATCTGCTCCTCCAGTTGTTACTACTTCTGCAGTTACTCCGGTTGCACCTATAAGTACCCCAGTTGAAAAGCCTAATAATTTTGATGTGACCTGGTCTAAGGATGGAAAATATCATGTTGCTAATACGCCTGCCCGTAATATTATAAGATTTAGCAGACAAGAAATTGTGGAAACTGGATTACAGTCTATCTAATTTGGAAATCAAAATTTACTTGAATCCATTAACAATGTAACCCCTAAAGTAGGTGTGGGTCCAAATGGTAGGGCATTATCCCCAATGGGGGGTAATGTATAATTGGGGATTCTGGAATATTAGGGGGTTAAATAGCCTATCTAAACAAAATAGCATAAAAAGTTTCTTACATCATCATCATATAGGGTTATTTGGCCTCCTGGAAACCTTTGTCTCTAAATGCTGTTAGGAACAATCTATGCAACTCTTGGTGCCTTACTACTAATACACAGTGTCATAAAGGGGGTAGGGTTTTGATTTTATGGAACCCTGCTATGTTTAGAGTGCATATTTTAGAATACAATGCCCAATTCATACATCTTATGGCCACTGATATGGGATCCAACACTCAATTCCATTTTACAATGGTGTATGCATTTAATGGGTTACAAGAGAGGAAACTCCTGTGGAGTAAGCTATGTCATTTTAAGAAGAATATTCAGGGAGCTTGGGCTATTTATGGAGATTTCAATACTGTGCTTAGTACTACGGAAAGATTAGATGGGTCTTAATGCTGGGTATATATGATACAGTTAGGACACAAATACTCTTTATGGATCCAGTGCCTTCAATCAGGAAGGTTTTGAGTCTCTTACAAAAGATTGAAAAGCAGAAACAGCTCACTAATATGGTTAGTAATATCTCTGATGTTAGCTTCATATGTTTCCATTCCTTCCAAGGATTTTAACAATCAGAATGCATGCTTCCTCCCCTGGTGCTAAGTACTGCAGTCATTGTGAAATGAGTAATAGGTAAAAAAATCATTCAAAAAAGAACAATGAGAATATCCATTTTAGTATAACTTTAAATCATGAACAATGAAAGACCTAAGAATCCTTTGAAGTAATAGGTAAAACAGTTTCATTTAAATTCACACCTTCTCTTTTAGTATAACCCTTTGTCACAAATCTCTCCTTAGGTTTCTTAACAACACCTTTAAAATCCAACTTTATTTTAGAGATTCACTTTACACCCGACTGATTAAAAAACAAAACCCACTGGAGTGACAATTAACTGCTAATTAAACTTTATTATGTGTCTTATTGATTGCTTCTCATCAAACATATATAACTTCTTTTCATTTATCTGCTTGCACTAAAAAAATACCTTGTTTATAGGTTATAATCTTAACTATTTCACTCAAGTCATAATCAACTTCCCCGATATAGACAACAAAATCACCATAGTTAAATGCTTAAAGCCTTTTTTAAAACACTTTAAAAAGTGCAACAACATAAGGGTTGTGAAATAGCATTATTGTGAAATAGCATTATTGGTCATCATACTTCCTCCATTAGAAAAGGAAGAATAAATATTTTTCTAATGCTTAAATAAAAGACTAACAAACTCATGATGAGACAAACTGGCCTTCTGTTACAACAACAGGTCTCTAAGCCATCCTCTAGAAATTTAACTGTTATATACTCTACAAATCTTAATCTTTAAAATCTACAGGATAAGTAACAAAGAATTTAGGAGTGGTTTTGGGATCAAAATTTTGCAGAAGGATTATAAATATAAATTCTCAACTTAACTGACAATCCCACACCCTAAGCTGTTCAAACTCGACTTTTTTCCATCCATAATTCAAAAGACACCTcaaaaaacaaattaaatttGTCAGGTACTGGGTCCAAGGTATATAAGGCAGGTGTAAAAGCTTTACCTTAGGTAAAATCTGTTAATTTGTATCTCGAATCAAACTCCTCACCCTATCCTTCTCACTACAATTAGTTCAAGAAGATTTGACATACTGTATATAGTCTAACAATAAAcattcaataaaaaaaaaacttgtttgtCATAACAACTCACCATCTTGGTTTTATCTCACGTTCTTATTAGTCATATTGTATTTAACAAGCTCTAAACTTTAACAATAAATATCGTGTACTCAACAAGAGTCTTAGACTTACTACTTATAAGGTAAACATAACCACATCTAGAACAACCATCAATGAATGTGATATATAACGTCTTTCCACAAATAGTAGTGGTTCACTAATGTTAGTGTGAATATCTTTTAAGAGTTCCTTAAAATTAAGTCAAGATACGATTTCACATTTGACATGTCCACGAATTTTCTCTTTAGAAACATGGCTAAGAATCTTATGCCATCATTGATATATTTACATCTgttattcatcatcatcatcattagttcgtcgttaataacttgtttaacttaattaatttgttttaattcgtttattcataattaatcttgtaattaaatcgttctaattagtttcatttcatgttttactgtttttatgaccaattcacatgtaaataatccattaaatcaaatctatccgagtcaaatatcaataatcaacccttaaactcaccaaggaatattaacaacacgcaattccggcttcacagccagaattcaggtcaggaacagatgcagcaactgttgcgcctcttccaaaagatGCAGCTCTGCTgcacctgttccgggttgaattttgTCTCTGaccttccgttgttgctttgacctagttattagcttatatattaattaactattaattgtaatatcacctaataatctgttcgttaatttattttccctttcttttctcaaaccatccgttttaagtgtattttcgacgtaaatcaattgattagttgtaattattgtaattttaattattgcatttatttatttattatattggaTGATTTATTACTTGTTTTCACATGCAATTAATTCTAAATCATATTTCGACCCAATGTATGCTAaactacgtgttcaccgacttagttaattctcacatgctaggattaatttattggatgttgcatagcatgcaaataaccttcaacatatcgagtatagacgattttccctaatcattagtagaggccgctatcgaggcgggcgggattaggtgttcgatcaaaagagcttcctaatacgtaccctcaccccttactgcagatctctgtgaacatccgtgttcattggcatccacgagagtcattctagtatagaatgctaagggtaacgagttcttggtgttcatgtcaatactttgtgtcttgacatggcatgaggtattcgaacggtttccaattttccacaataaattggtggcgactccacaaatgcaaaagcttgctcgcttttctcccgtgggcccgcgtccacagtttggcgactccgttgtggattaatacacttacgtgttgccaagggtgaaacttgaacaagtttagggaatagtttgtataagacagttgtcgattttcatgactcggtcttcctagaccgttttattcggccttcctaggcccaacccaacccattcggccaatcgtcccgtctagaccgtccaaattcttatttgggcctaaggatggataacgattgacgtcaaccataccatgatgcttactcctgtttgtatcaaggactttcactactcgaggaaatggactaggaatcggccttactcctgtttggtacgagcctctccacagaccccgggtttgattgttcggtatggcaacccaccctttaaaccaaaacccttctaaatgcactcagcataccgttataatgcctgtttgaatgcttgtatcatatgtgatcaccattttctaaacaaaaccatgacggaattttgtaaaataaaatcattttcaaaatgtaatcattttcaaaatagcgcaaaataagccgaaactctgtccaaatgttgagtcaaacttcgggcctcaaacccaaaaacctataaaaaaaaaacaaaaaaaacgtcaAAAAAAGgtccaaaaaaaacgaaaaaagtccaaaaaagaaaagaaaaaaaaacgaaaaaaaaaatactaaaatatttttcaaaccatctaaatgtgaatatgtaaattcaattgggctaagttagagtcagagttcaaaccgactatgtcctagtcggaactccgtcgagtcatgaacccgtcttcctgTACATTTTGGgtattttcaaattcaagtcaagtcctaaggcgtcacgccgtcattttggaccccctaccccaattcaattaggagctaaacatttccacacctagtctcacacactcgaggctaacacatcgagccATTCCCATGTCCGTTTCTTGAATTCTCATAGTACACGTTTGGGACACACATACctgaacctcgagtcaagtctgtcttaaacacacaaATCAGAATTAACACGTGTCGCCAATACCATCAATaaagtcaaccacataaatgtcactctgtcaaagtcaacactcgaatctaaaggtcaaggtcaaacaccgtgagtccaaacacgagaagtcactcacgacatttcctggattcacaagtcaagagtctagtcatctcgtctTGTCGtatatcctttgtttgttgctctagtatgcgtgatcccatgtcaaatcaagtcgTAATacgcatcattttcttctcggtaggaattctgcaatttccaatgaaagtgttcaagaacgtttatctgtcgacgtCGAGGGACTAAGTGatgcagtcattaagcttcaggccaccgtcgaagaattgagaactcgtgtcaccaatatgtaagacaagatagacatgatgaaacctttaccatcttctcataccccaaggcgagggcatagcttcaacacaactcacccatctaagaaggccaatgaagacaagggagtcagcctcttggaaactccactcaaaaggccgggacgagctcatagggaattcgtTGACCTCCCACATATAAAGTAGCTCTATAAAGACTAgtttcccaaggaaaacttcatccaattggccCAACCCCGGATCCTGgaaagatattccctagatggaagggcaattcatattgtcagtaccattgaggtaggggacatgatacaaaggaatgcttttgtctaaagcatattattcaggatatgatcgaggatggcaagcttccaatGCCACCATTTGTGAAGCAATTTGATGGGAccaaccctcttgggtctaactgcactaaacacgatgaagaatcattcctggacttttctcatctcctcgattctcgtgatgacaaagaaatcaaagcaccgaaggaggacgatgtccaaagtggaatgctcatgctttccaagatagagggagccCTTGATACTCTAAACTCTCAGCTTTCCAAGATGGGgaatcaatttgctgaaatggataagaagcttgagacccaatctttcaagatgaagagtgtccagacaaacccccaacctcatggtctcgaggagaaagcaaaaagtgaacgatctattcctagttcttctcatccaggagtcaaaatcaaaggcaacctcatagagccttcatcaaagaaattaaacaactctcccaggtcattcacaaatctaggaataccttatgcccaagccttgaacaaattatcctctctaggtcttcttcaaccaataggacctacaccagatccagaaaagaaatctaatttgtgggatggcaattcatattgtcaataccataggggtagCGGGCATGATACCAAAGATTGTATTAAGCTCAAGTATGTCATACAAGATAGGATTGAGGATGGTAGGATTTCTGTCTCACTCCTAAAATGTTTGGGTACAGAAATTAAGCGATCTTATAGGGAGTTCAAAATCACAGATGATCAAAAAGATGAAAGACAcaccaatcatttggtgaaaagaagaaaaatagatTCACAAATACCCGATCAGTCGAAGGAGGCAACATTAGTTGAGGACGTTATTGACTGTCTACACCCAGTTTACACCTCTCATTTGAAAGGTGGCATCAAAACCGTCGAAAACTTATCGGCAGAGATTGTTCGTATCAATGAAGTCATCCAAGGAGGTTCACCGCCCACATATACACCCAACAATCAAGCAATCTACATTACCAACGTAAAGGTTATAGAACCTTCACTAGAAAGAGGAACTCGGCATTCAAGGTCATACTCCAATTTAGGCATGCCTTATACGGTAGCCTTTAAAAGACTCTTTGCCAAAGGACTgatccaaccccagaccctaaaTACGAGAGGAGAGGTCACTTCTGAGACGGTTCTCAATATTgcttattccataggggtaatggacacGACACTGAAGAATGCTCCAAACTCAAATTTACCATCCACTATATGCTCGATCACGACAAGATATCTTTATTGACCCTCGATCCGTTAAGAGAACAGAATGACCCTCATGGGTGTCTTACTCTTCAAAGATAGGAAGGTCTCTTGGGCCTTTACCCTTCTAGTATTCCCAATGATAAGGACGAGTGttcaaatggatgaatgctcaaagccggacgtcgaagccagttgctggaagagaaaatgttcaagcatgggccgatgattacgagtctatatctaagatcgagtcaaagtccaggtccgagtccgagtcttaggctttctttccccaattgttctagtatctttcttcgtgtccattttcattcctagtgacaacctgggggctgttccacgagtcacatgtcttctcgagtttatgttaaatacatttattatccatttcaataaaaatacaattttcactccacatattctatcctatctcttcctttaccatttcctgtgacaacaagaattgatttgaggcattttttaaaacgaacaacaaccacacgttccaagtcgatgtgagtgcacttaaatgatgttccattccaagttgtagagcacctgaaactccgtgttcttttccttacctattccatgtctgacaATAGAAACCTTGCTATAACCCTAGTTTAGCACGAGCATATcttaagagattctaggacgaatccaaaccatctcccttgttaacaatctATGACGGAagacaagcccattccccacaataaacaacccgttttactaaagaccaacccgtttcacacaaAAGGTTCTAGTCTAACCCAAGTCCATCCAaggagccatgatcaaagacaaagacTCAATccagagaaatgaccaagatcaatatccaaggccacagttatgcccgtaatccaagatcaaagagtcaaaagaagaaggctcagtcaatgtcaatatccaaagtcaatgTTATCCTCAAAACCcgaatcaaaaatctgagcaagaAGCAAAGATatgttctagaccaagaatctaagtctgaatcaagaacaagcctgaaatcaaatactGAACGGAATattgctgaagtctatatagaatcaagacaccaatgaagatggtcagctagcaccctcacttagcctatcacacatcacacaccttaagtccttctcgagaccgttacaaggagatggttaggaattttgagaatcctctcaagctcgtcaagtatacccatcctttagggccaagacatgaaaACTTGAACCCTCGTCATttcaacctacctttatgtgctcaggctatatcaagccaagagactccatttccaagccatattacaagccataatcccttcgagccttaactccacaaaatcaagctccagagatttgttcatcaaagcctcttatatccgagctccacattccaaatatccaatccagtttcaccttgacccagacactgAGTCTTCAAgtactttgctacccagaacgggacataccccaattcatccttagggtccacttttaggtgcgctcacacgacaaggaaatttttacaaaataagTTATACCTcattggtctatgatcagagggagttatctcaaatcaattcttcgactcaccaaaggaatattacccttgtgacccatgcactttaaggccctgacaacataagcttaggcacacacctgaactacgagcatggtttgatttcacctcttcgggtggatacgtaggcagtcctttcttacacaagaaggatacaaccacaacacccaaataaaattaaccatcagaactacgatctggtttgatttcacttcacgtgaatacgtaggcagtcctcaaggacacaaccatccccactttcaactttcaacctcaattaacaactttcaaccacctcaattatcaaccatcccagttttcaaccttccaacctcaattaacatcccttccaaaATCTCCATTTATACCTccttactgggggctccttcttgtcgcccagtctcttttttaccaaattccagagtcatctcctcatcctgggggcttctcttccgagatgccacccttcctttattcctctcttatttaAGTCTAgttagctagtactcggtccagaCAATGGCAAGgttcttagatcgattctccaagttatcatGCCTCGAGAGGAGTCTCTTCTACAGCAAACGATGAAGATATCCAaatagacagctgatccatggctcatgccctGCCTTTATATGCCATCATCATTCTTgcgattcttctacctttggaactgatacgcattggtacccacacttggctaggggttgcgcatacttaggcgaagtctgtcaaattcatccatgtgtcgcgtcaaatctaagttggtGTCGCGTCAGTCCAAGTTAAGTCTATATTTCACGTCCTAATATGTctgtcctatgtctaaagcccatttgaatatgcataacgcattacaaacgacaaacttctttaagcaagttttaaataacttctataaaagaaacaacttttgcaaaacctatgtgtttcctcatttgaggtccatgtgACAATTGCTTACATGCGCATGTGTTACGTTTGTTTTTCTATTatattgcattcttgtgtggctactaaccatgcaggtaagtaccggaagcagtactttatcaagacttcgcttgcaacaacgagagAATactctctgacaggtgttttgacacacctcaaTTATGTTCCCCAAGCGAGAGTTCTGGAcgacaattgtccctctcaagacgtggagatcagtcccgattatgttccccagcgagagttccggacagctaatcgtccctctcaacacgtggagttcatcATCAATCTCAGGTtttgccgaagtttgtttgaagaccgacccaagcaaatttcccccagcagtttctaccgacgtccggctaccctcgatattattgtttcctcacagagttcggcaaaggtgtcgttctccagaagtttccAAACCAGCACtcattccttaggttcgtaaacccaaagttaggattcttacccccctagattcttagatcccaaaatggcttcttttaggttcataagcctttaagctcccacaccaacgtccttaggttcataaacccataaatccttttggagttcccatacctcagaaagcttaaacgcacgcgtttaaaacaagaattagtaacccagtagttcctaaacttaaccctaggatcccattcctcttaggttcataagcctttaagttcccataccagccgtccttttaggttcgtacacCCAGATTCATTCgcctagctctttaggttcccaaactccctagagttcatacacttccccatttaggatcataatcctttaggatcaccttttcttagagttcctacacctaaaccttggttaccccttatgttgaacttatatttggcctcct contains:
- the LOC141588774 gene encoding uncharacterized protein LOC141588774; amino-acid sequence: MVYTRLDRVLVNQSWLLDYPQSYAHFYCEGTFDHSPCVVQSKNDGGKKRRSFKYFNMWSQSVDFHHCVKENWEKNWPGTKMYNLVCKLKHLKGPLKNLNKCDFDDVENNSARAQMYLEKIQERLRDNPLNPELILQEREATSSVRFLNDACYEFLMQKYKAIWVEKGDYNTKYFYSIIKGRQVRNKIMRIADSNGILCETPDEIQNAFIAFYTNLLGSSHDTIDVAKMWSRWERDQAGDVNSIMVLLRSFATFSCASGLQMNSTKTNAYFNGVHSWVKQDIIQVSRFQEGHLPFKYLGVPITCGRMKKSDCNILVEKLVSKIRSFGTKKLSYLGKLILVNSVLTALYSYWINIFIIPKGALNKLNAICRNYL
- the LOC141588775 gene encoding uncharacterized protein LOC141588775, with the translated sequence MGKFVRCDDATKEKTRLGFARLMIDVPFGKPIPEYIKFLDVDGSVICLKVEFEWKPLLCSKCNGIGHDTSQCIKGKKEVPQKITPVAPISTPVEKPNNFDVTWSKDGKYHVANTPARNIIRFSRQEIVETGLQSI